A region of the Haemophilus parainfluenzae genome:
AATTTGGAGTAATGCCATATCTCTTTTTATCTCTAATAATTAATTCGTTAAGGGCTCGTTATGCCACTGAATAAGCTTGTGCAAATTTATCTTGTTCGGTGAAACTTGCGTTGTAATGGGTTTCAATGTTGACTTCGCGTCGTTCACGCTGATTAATATCAGTCGTCTTATCTTCTGAAAGCTCGGGTGTAAAAACAATCATGTGATTACCATCGAGTTGTTTTACATCTTCTTGCCAATTTTGCCAAAATAGATTTTGGTAAAATGCTTCAATGTCACTATTTAATGCCCAAGCTAAGAAATCCGTATAGGTAAAATTTAAATCATGCCAAGTTAAATCTTTTGGCGAAAAATAATAAATCTTACCAATATTAGAACCTAAAGAGCCACCATTTAAAGCAAAATAACCACCAATGACATCGTCCGCAACAAGCAAATATTTTGGTTTATCACCTGATTGATTAAAGGATTTGCTGAAATTCCAGTCCATTAATCCACGTGGTAATTTAAAACTGCCTGACCCCAATATACGCAACCAACCATGATGGATTAAAATGCCGCCAGTTTCATAAATGACCGCTCCCATTGGAGAAGAAGTAGGCATTTGCATGGTGAAAAGCTCACGTTCTGCACTAGATTGATCTTTTTTAATCACATCACAATGATTACGAGCATGCTCAATCCATTGGGAAATGGTTCCCCAAGCAGATTTTGAGAAATCAGTCAGTTGTTCTAAAGTTTGCATAATCGAGTTTCATTAGTATGAGGGCAATTACCCATTTATCAATAGCGAAAAGGGCGTAATAAACGCCCTCAAGATTATAATTCAAATAGACGTTCTTCTACTTGGCTAATTTCATCCGCCAATTTTTTTAGAAAACGTAATTTATCACAGAACTGTGCAGCAGTTGACCATTGTTGCTCATTTAGTTGTTCTTCAAGTGCGGTCAATATTTCTTTTGTTTCTTTTTTAACGCGTTTCGCAAAGGATTCTAATGCATTTTCATCCTGGCTTTGCTCAATATTTTCGAGTTCTTCTCGCCATTCTAATTGCTGCATTAGGAATGCCATATCTTGTGTGCTCTTTTGTTCTAAATCCTGTGCTTCTCCCGTATTTAATGCAATAATTGCTTCCGAACGTAAAATTGGGTCTTTCAAGGTTTTTAATGCATCATTAACTTCTGTTGATTTTTGCATTGCAATGCGTTGTTCTTGTGCATCTGCCGTAACAAAATTATCCGGATGCAAACTCTTTTGAAGCACTAAATAGCGTTCAGACAAAAGCGATTGATCAACATTGAAAGCAACGGGCAAATCAAAAATAGCAAAAGGATTTGTCATCTTTATTCCTTAAACATGGAAACTTTCACCACATCCACATGATTCTTTCACATTTGGATTGTTATATTTAAAGCCTTCGTTCAAGCCTTCTTTGACATAATCTAGCTCAATGCCATCTAAATAAACCAAGCTTTTTGGATCGACTATGACTTTCACGCCATGCTGCTCAAAAACAAGATCGTCATCATTGAGCACATCAACGAATTCAAGCACATAGCCTAAACCCGAACAACCTGATGTTTTCACACCTAAGCGTAAACCGATGCCTTTTCCACGATTTTCAAGAAAAGTACAAACTCGTTGTGCCGCTTTTTCAGTGAGTGTTATAGACATATTCTGATCCTTAAATTGATAAAGTGCGGTCATTTTCAACCGCACTTTGATTACTTACCTTGTTTATTTTTATAGTCAGCAATGGCGGCTTTAATTGCATCTTCTGCTAAAATTGAGCAGTGAACTTTTACCGGTGGTAATTCAAGTTCTTCCGCAATTTGACTGTTTTTGATTGCACCTGCTTCATCTAAAGATTTGCCTTTTACCCATTCAGTAATTAAAGAGCTAGAAGCAATCGCAGAACCACAACCATAAGTTTTGAATTTTGCATCTTCAATAATGCCGCTGTCATTTACTTTGATTTGTAACTGCATAACGTCACCACAAGCTGGAGCGCCCACCATGCCGGTTCCCACAGAATTATCTTTTTTGTCCATTGAACCAACATTCCGTGGATTTTCGTAATGATCGATAACTTTTTCGCTGTATGCCATATTATGTTCCTTTCCTAAATAAGTTGCTATCAGGCGGTCAAGCCGCCTTGAAAATTAGTGGGCAGCCCACTCAATAGTGTTTAAATCAATGCCTTCTTTGAACATATCCCAAAGTGGCGATAATTCACGAAGTTTCGCTACTGCACCATGCATTAAATTAATGGTGTAATCAATTTCTTCTTCAGTAGTCCAACGACCAAGCGTGAAACGAATTGAGCTATGTGCTAATTCATCATTACGACCTAATGCACGTAATACATAAGATGGCTCTAAACTTGCAGACGTACAAGCGGAACCTGAAGATACTGCAATATCACGTAATGCCATCATTAACGACTCACCTTCAACATAGTTAAAGCTGATGTTCAAATTATTCGCTACGCGGTGTTCCATTGAACCATTTACATAGGTTTCTTCAATCTCTTTAAGACCATTGTATAAACGATCGCGCAATGCTCGGATACGTGGCATTTCAGTATCCATTTCTTCTTTTGCAATGCGATATGCTTCACCCATACCAACGATTTGGTGTACCGGTAATGTACCTGAACGCATACCACGTTCGTGGCCACCACCATGGATAATCGCTTCTAAACGAACGCGAGGTTTACGACAAACATATAATGCCCCGATACCTTTGGGTCCGTACAATTTGTGACTAGACATTGACATCAAATCAACCGGTAATTCAGCAAGATTAATTTCTACTTTACCGACACTTTGTGTTGCATCTACGTGGAAAATGGTTTTGTTTGAACGGCAAAGCTCACCAATTGCTTTAATATCTTGAATCACGCCAATCTCATTATTTACATGCATAATTGACACAACAATTGTGTCTGGACGCAATGCTGCTTTAAATTTCTCAAGATCAATTAAACCATCTTCTTCTGGATCTAAATAGGTGACTTCAAAGCCTTCACGCTCTAATTGACGGCAAGTATCCAATACAGCCTTATGTTCAGTTTTGCAGGTGATAATGTGCTTACCTTTTGTTTGATAAAAGTGCGCCGCACCTTTAATTGCAAGGTTATCTGCTTCTGTTGCGCCAGAAGTAAACACGATCTCACGTGAGTCTGCGCCAATCAAATCCGCAATTTGATTACGTGCAATATCAACCGCTTCTTCAGCTTGCCAGCCAAATTTATGTGAACGAGATGCTGGATTACCGAATACACCATCAATGGTTAAATATTCCATCATTTTTTGAGCTACACGTTCATCCACTGGACATGTTGCTGCATAATCTAAATAAATTGGTAATTTCATTTTCACTCCTAAATAACTACCAAAAATGCCATCATTCTGACCGCACTTTGATCTACTTTCCTATTATTGGTTAACGACAACCAAATCATCAAAATCTTTGTGAGCTTTATGTTTTCCTGATTTTTTCTCCACAAGCTCGGCTAATGTAATCTCATCTAAAAAATCAGAAATACGATCACTTAAATCTTGCCATAAAGTATGAGTTAAACATTCAACCCCACCTTTACAATTTCCCTTTCCAAGGCATCTTGTAACATTAATGTTCTCATTTACGGCAGAGATCACCATACCGATAGAAATTTGATCAGTTGGTAAAGCTAAACGATAGCCACCACCCGGACCTCGAACACTTTTTACTAATCCACCACGACGCAATTTTGCAAATAATTGCTCAAGATAAGAAAGTGAAATATTTTGACGTTCTGAGATATCCGCTAAACAAACTGGAGCTGTCCCCGCATGTAATGCGATATCTAAAATTGCGGTAACCGCATATCGCCCTTTAGATGTAAGTTTCATAAAGCATCCCTATTAATCGCCGTTTGGATAGTTTACATATCTGACTATGATAGTCAATTTTAGTCTTTTTGCAGATTAAGGCGTTTTTCGACCGCACTTAACATTCCTCGCAAAATATTTAATTCATTTTTTTCTAGAGAAGAACGGTTATAAAGTCGTCTTAACTTTTGTATAACCCCTTGATTTTGAATAAAACCAAGAGACTGATACACCTGTTCCGTATGAGCAAAAAAATACTCCATTTCTTGTGCTGTTGGATAGATATTTTCTATTGTTGAAAGTGCAGTTTCCGTTCTATTTTTCACTAAAAATGCAATTCGAATTTCATAACTTACCAACTGCACTGCCATCGCTAAATTTAGCGAAGAATATTCAGGATTCGCAGGGATATTTAAATGATAATGACATTTAAGTAATTCTTCATTTGTGAGCCCAACACGCTCACGACCGAACACGATTGCCACTTGGCCTTGATGTGCACTGACTTTCTCCGCACATTCTCTTGGCTCAATCAACGTACTCTGTAAATGGCGTAATCTCGCGCTGGTCCCAATTACTAATGAGCAATCTTCTATTGCTTGTTCAAAAGTATCAACAATGTGGGCATTACGCACAACATCATCAGCGCCTGCAGCTAATGCAATAGATTGCTCATCCACCGATTTTGGCGAGACCAAATAAAGGTTGGATAATCCCATTGTTTTCATCGCACGCGAGGCTGAACCGATGTTCCCGCTATGTGATGTTTCAACCAAAACAATTCGAATATTTTGTAACATTTTATGCCCGACTTAACTTTGTGGATATTCTACCATAATAACCGCTAAATATAGTCAAGAATTTTGAAAATATTTTACTTTTTTGTAAATTTATTAACAAACAGGAGAAATAAGATGTTGAGTGGTGGGCTGTGAGAGGCTCGAACTCTCGACCGACGGATTAAGAGTCCGCTGCTCTACCAACTGAGCTAACAACCCAACCGGTTAAATAATGATCTGTAAAATAGATGGTGGGTCGTGAAGGATTCGAACCTTCGACCAACGGATTAAAAGTCCGCTGCTCTACCGACTGAGCTAACGACCCATTTAGGAATTCTTCGAAATAAAAGTGGTGGGTCGTGAAGGATTCGAACCTTCGACCAACGGATTAAAAGTCCGCTGCTCTACCGACTGAGCTAACGACCCACATCATTTCGTAACAGGTGCGTATATTACCGATTTTATTTTCTGACGCAAGAAAAATCTGAAGAAATTGTGTTAATTGCGCGAATACTCGTCAATTTGTACCAATATCTTAGAACAAATAAAAAAGGAGAGTATTTCTACTCTCCCTTTTTCTAAGAATCAAAATTCTCTAGAAATTAGTATGCTAACACTGCACGACGGTTTTTAGAGTATGCTGCTTCATCGTGACCTAACACTGCCGGTTTTTCTTCACCGTAAGAAACAGTTGATACTTTACCAGCGTCAACACCTTTACCAGCTAAGAAACCTTTAACTGCGTCAGCACGACGTTGACCTAAAGCGATGTTGTACTCTGGAGTACCACGTTCGTCAGTGTTACCTTCAACAACCACTTTAGAAGCTGGAGTTGCATTTAAGTATGCAGCGTGAGCATCTAAGATTTGAACATATTCACCTTCGATGTTGAATTTGTCGAAACCGAAGTAAACGGTGTTATAACGTTGTTGAAGATCTTCAACAGAGTAACCACCGAAAGTTTGACCGTTGTTAGCACCGTTGCCTGCTGCATCGTTGTTTGATGAGCTACATGCTGCTAATGCAGCTACTGAACCAGCAACTAATAATGATTTAACAAATTTGTTCATTAGATTTCTCCTCAATGAGTTTTTTATTTAGTCAAGTATGGAGACCAAGCTGGAAATTTCACTTGGCCATTACTTCCTGGAAGACTCGCTTTAAAGCGACCATCTGCAGAAACCAATTGTAACACCTTTCCTAGCCCTTGTGTAGAGCTGTAAATAATCATGATACCGTTAGGAGAAATACTTGGGCTTTCACCTAAGAAAGATGTACTTAATACTTCAGAGCTACCGCTGGTGAGATCTTGTTTTACCACGTTATTATTACCGTTGATCATTACAAGTGTTTTACCATCACTACTGATTTGCGCACTACCACGACCGCCAACTGGTGATGCACCACCACCGCTTGCACTCATTCGATAAACTTGTGGTGAACCACCTCTATCTGAAGTAAAGAGAATTGAGCTACCATCTGGAGACCATGATGGTTCCGTATTATTACCCGCACCGCGAGTTAATTGAGTAGGGGTACCGCCATTTGAGCCCATTACATAGATGTTTAATAAACCATCTTGTGAAGAAGCAAATGCGAGTTTTGAACCGTCTGGAGAGAATGCTGGCGCACCATTATGCCCTGGGAAAGAAGCTACTACTTTACGAGAACCTGAACCTAAGTCTTGTACAACAAGTTGTGATTTTTTGTTCTCAAAAGATACATACGCT
Encoded here:
- a CDS encoding DUF2625 domain-containing protein, with protein sequence MQTLEQLTDFSKSAWGTISQWIEHARNHCDVIKKDQSSAERELFTMQMPTSSPMGAVIYETGGILIHHGWLRILGSGSFKLPRGLMDWNFSKSFNQSGDKPKYLLVADDVIGGYFALNGGSLGSNIGKIYYFSPKDLTWHDLNFTYTDFLAWALNSDIEAFYQNLFWQNWQEDVKQLDGNHMIVFTPELSEDKTTDINQRERREVNIETHYNASFTEQDKFAQAYSVA
- the iscU gene encoding Fe-S cluster assembly scaffold IscU translates to MAYSEKVIDHYENPRNVGSMDKKDNSVGTGMVGAPACGDVMQLQIKVNDSGIIEDAKFKTYGCGSAIASSSLITEWVKGKSLDEAGAIKNSQIAEELELPPVKVHCSILAEDAIKAAIADYKNKQGK
- the pal gene encoding peptidoglycan-associated lipoprotein Pal, yielding MNKFVKSLLVAGSVAALAACSSSNNDAAGNGANNGQTFGGYSVEDLQQRYNTVYFGFDKFNIEGEYVQILDAHAAYLNATPASKVVVEGNTDERGTPEYNIALGQRRADAVKGFLAGKGVDAGKVSTVSYGEEKPAVLGHDEAAYSKNRRAVLAY
- the trmJ gene encoding tRNA (cytosine(32)/uridine(32)-2'-O)-methyltransferase TrmJ, encoding MLQNIRIVLVETSHSGNIGSASRAMKTMGLSNLYLVSPKSVDEQSIALAAGADDVVRNAHIVDTFEQAIEDCSLVIGTSARLRHLQSTLIEPRECAEKVSAHQGQVAIVFGRERVGLTNEELLKCHYHLNIPANPEYSSLNLAMAVQLVSYEIRIAFLVKNRTETALSTIENIYPTAQEMEYFFAHTEQVYQSLGFIQNQGVIQKLRRLYNRSSLEKNELNILRGMLSAVEKRLNLQKD
- the iscR gene encoding Fe-S cluster assembly transcriptional regulator IscR, whose product is MKLTSKGRYAVTAILDIALHAGTAPVCLADISERQNISLSYLEQLFAKLRRGGLVKSVRGPGGGYRLALPTDQISIGMVISAVNENINVTRCLGKGNCKGGVECLTHTLWQDLSDRISDFLDEITLAELVEKKSGKHKAHKDFDDLVVVNQ
- the iscA gene encoding iron-sulfur cluster assembly protein IscA, with the protein product MSITLTEKAAQRVCTFLENRGKGIGLRLGVKTSGCSGLGYVLEFVDVLNDDDLVFEQHGVKVIVDPKSLVYLDGIELDYVKEGLNEGFKYNNPNVKESCGCGESFHV
- a CDS encoding IscS subfamily cysteine desulfurase, encoding MKLPIYLDYAATCPVDERVAQKMMEYLTIDGVFGNPASRSHKFGWQAEEAVDIARNQIADLIGADSREIVFTSGATEADNLAIKGAAHFYQTKGKHIITCKTEHKAVLDTCRQLEREGFEVTYLDPEEDGLIDLEKFKAALRPDTIVVSIMHVNNEIGVIQDIKAIGELCRSNKTIFHVDATQSVGKVEINLAELPVDLMSMSSHKLYGPKGIGALYVCRKPRVRLEAIIHGGGHERGMRSGTLPVHQIVGMGEAYRIAKEEMDTEMPRIRALRDRLYNGLKEIEETYVNGSMEHRVANNLNISFNYVEGESLMMALRDIAVSSGSACTSASLEPSYVLRALGRNDELAHSSIRFTLGRWTTEEEIDYTINLMHGAVAKLRELSPLWDMFKEGIDLNTIEWAAH
- the hscB gene encoding Fe-S protein assembly co-chaperone HscB; this encodes MTNPFAIFDLPVAFNVDQSLLSERYLVLQKSLHPDNFVTADAQEQRIAMQKSTEVNDALKTLKDPILRSEAIIALNTGEAQDLEQKSTQDMAFLMQQLEWREELENIEQSQDENALESFAKRVKKETKEILTALEEQLNEQQWSTAAQFCDKLRFLKKLADEISQVEERLFEL